Proteins encoded by one window of Yersinia massiliensis:
- a CDS encoding ABC transporter ATP-binding protein: MIELSVDNLHLTYGDNPVLKGVSMQLKRGEVVSLLGPSGSGKTTLLRAVAGLEKPSQGNIIIGENTVYDGKMNREIPAEERNLGLVFQSYALWPHKTVFENIAYPLKLRKTPAAEITQRVQAVLDQLGLGALGHRHPHQLSGGQQQRVAIGRALVYNPPVILLDEPLSNLDAKLREEARVFLRELIIKLGLSALMVTHDQNEAMAISDRILLLNNGKIEQQGTPQEMYGSPSTLFTAEFMGSNNRLHGKVTQVSEGKARIEGKDWVLWGRAGEGVVAGQEGTAVIRVERVNLADDPQGNQLNLPLLTSMYLGDRWEYLFRTAADDFVIRAYGAQVRREELCSLSLPAEHLWIFPKG, from the coding sequence ATGATTGAATTATCAGTTGATAACCTGCATCTCACCTATGGCGATAACCCAGTATTAAAAGGGGTATCGATGCAATTAAAGCGTGGTGAAGTCGTCTCGTTGCTGGGGCCGTCAGGGAGTGGAAAAACCACCTTGCTGCGTGCGGTAGCGGGTTTAGAAAAACCGAGTCAGGGCAATATCATCATTGGTGAAAACACGGTTTATGACGGCAAAATGAATCGTGAAATTCCAGCCGAAGAGCGCAATCTGGGATTGGTGTTTCAGTCGTATGCATTATGGCCGCATAAAACGGTGTTTGAGAACATTGCTTATCCGCTGAAATTGCGTAAAACGCCAGCGGCAGAAATCACCCAGCGAGTACAAGCGGTACTTGATCAGCTTGGGCTAGGGGCTTTGGGCCATCGTCATCCCCATCAGCTTTCGGGTGGGCAGCAGCAACGTGTGGCCATTGGTCGTGCGCTGGTCTACAACCCGCCGGTCATTCTGTTAGATGAGCCGTTATCGAATCTGGACGCCAAATTGCGCGAGGAGGCTCGAGTATTCCTGCGTGAGTTGATCATCAAACTCGGCCTGTCAGCGCTAATGGTCACCCACGATCAAAATGAGGCGATGGCAATCTCTGACCGTATTTTGCTGCTGAATAACGGAAAAATTGAGCAGCAGGGGACGCCACAGGAGATGTACGGTTCACCATCAACACTGTTTACAGCAGAATTTATGGGCAGCAACAACCGCTTACACGGCAAAGTCACCCAAGTCAGCGAAGGAAAAGCGCGAATCGAAGGAAAAGATTGGGTGTTGTGGGGAAGGGCGGGTGAAGGTGTGGTGGCGGGTCAAGAAGGGACAGCGGTGATTCGGGTTGAGCGCGTCAATCTGGCTGATGATCCGCAGGGTAATCAGCTTAATTTACCGTTGCTGACCAGCATGTATCTGGGCGATCGTTGGGAGTATCTGTTCCGCACCGCAGCCGATGATTTTGTCATTCGAGCCTATGGTGCACAGGTACGCCGTGAAGAACTGTGTTCGCTCTCTTTGCCGGCAGAGCATCTGTGGATTTTCCCCAAGGGATAG
- the nudK gene encoding GDP-mannose pyrophosphatase NudK has translation MSVKIDNIQSEVLSKNWFKLHKYTFDLITEDGTRVQQIREVYDRGNGATILLYNREKGTVLLINQFRMPTYVNGNPTGMLLETCAGLLDDDSPEECIRREAMEETGYQIDKVQKLFEAYMSPGGVTEIIHFFAAEYHPDQKITDDLGVEDEVIDLVELPFTEALAMVADGRIKDGKTIMLLQYASLAALLQRQ, from the coding sequence ATGTCAGTCAAAATAGACAATATTCAGAGTGAAGTTTTATCTAAGAATTGGTTCAAACTCCATAAATATACCTTTGATTTAATCACTGAAGATGGCACCAGGGTACAGCAAATTCGCGAAGTGTATGACCGAGGGAATGGCGCGACCATCCTGCTGTATAACCGCGAAAAAGGCACCGTGCTATTGATCAACCAGTTCCGCATGCCTACCTACGTGAATGGCAACCCAACCGGTATGTTGCTAGAAACCTGCGCCGGATTATTGGATGACGATTCACCGGAAGAGTGCATTCGCCGCGAGGCCATGGAAGAAACCGGCTACCAGATAGATAAGGTGCAAAAGCTGTTCGAAGCCTATATGTCACCCGGTGGCGTCACCGAAATTATTCATTTCTTTGCTGCTGAATATCATCCAGACCAGAAAATCACCGATGATCTCGGCGTTGAAGATGAAGTCATTGATCTCGTCGAACTGCCCTTCACCGAGGCGCTTGCCATGGTGGCCGATGGGCGGATTAAGGATGGGAAGACGATTATGTTGTTGCAGTACGCCTCTCTTGCTGCCTTGCTGCAACGCCAATGA
- a CDS encoding response regulator gives MTKCHTIMIVDDHPLMRRGIRQLLELDSSFDVVSEAKCGSDAIIEAAKYQPDVILLDLNMKGMSGLDTLKTLRNEGIDARIIVLTVSDARNDVYAMIDAGADGYLLKDSEPEILLENIRQAAQGEKVFSDEVSQYLSSRHEQINPFSELTERELDVLQEVARGMSNKQVAFELHISEETVKVHIRNLLRKLNVRSRVAATIMFLESKKYA, from the coding sequence ATGACTAAATGTCACACTATTATGATCGTTGATGATCATCCGCTTATGCGCCGGGGTATTCGCCAACTCCTTGAGTTAGATAGTAGCTTCGATGTCGTGTCGGAAGCCAAATGCGGCAGCGATGCCATTATTGAAGCCGCGAAGTACCAACCGGATGTCATTCTGCTCGATCTTAATATGAAGGGCATGTCAGGGCTGGATACCTTAAAAACGTTGCGCAATGAAGGTATTGATGCGCGAATTATTGTCTTGACCGTTTCTGATGCTCGCAATGATGTGTACGCCATGATTGATGCGGGTGCAGATGGTTATCTGCTGAAAGACAGCGAACCTGAAATATTGCTGGAGAATATTCGCCAAGCAGCGCAAGGTGAAAAAGTATTCAGTGATGAAGTCTCCCAATATTTATCTTCTCGTCACGAGCAAATTAATCCTTTCTCTGAATTAACTGAACGTGAATTAGATGTGCTACAAGAAGTGGCGCGGGGCATGTCCAATAAGCAGGTGGCCTTTGAACTGCACATTTCGGAAGAAACGGTAAAAGTACACATTCGTAATTTATTGCGTAAATTAAATGTGCGTTCGCGTGTGGCAGCAACCATCATGTTTTTAGAAAGTAAAAAATACGCGTAG
- the acrD gene encoding multidrug efflux RND transporter permease AcrD: MANFFIDRPIFAWVLAIIMCLTGALAISTLPVEQYPNLAPPNVRISASYPGASAQTLENTVTQVIEQSMTGLDNLLYMSSQSSNSGSASITLTFQAGTDPNEAMQQVQNQLQSAIKKLPQDVQQQGVSVSKSGDNTLMMVAFVSTDGSMDKQDIADYVASNLQDPLSRIEGVGSIDAFGSQYAMRIWLDPNKLNNYQLTTQDIVSAIQSQNSQIAVGQLGGTPSVDNQALNATINAQSQLQTPEQFREITLRVNQDGSLVTLGDVAKVELGAEKYDYLSRFNGQAASGMSIKLASGANELQTDALVKARLAELAPFFPHGLEAKIAYETTPFVKASIKDVVKTLVEAVLLVFLVMYLFLQNFRATLIPTIAVPVVLLGTFAILSAFGFSINTLTLFAIVLAIGLLVDDAIVVVENVERVMSEEGLDPREATRKSMGQIQGALVGIALVLSAVFIPMAFFGGTTGAIYRQFSITIVSAMVLSVLVALILTPALCATMLKPIKPGHHHAKRGFFGWFNRMFDRSAHRYERGVARVLHHSLRYMLLYLLLLGGLALLFVKLPTSFLPLEDRGVFMAQVQLPVGSTQQQTLKVVEKVENYFLTAEKENVLSVFSTVGSGPGGNGQNVARLFIRLSDWSERKSSDDSSFAIIERATKAFNKITEARVSVSSPPAISGLGGSSGFDMELQDHGGLGHDKLMAARDQLLQMATKDPALTRVRHNGLDDSPQLQIDIDQRKAQALGVSLDDINNTLKTAWGSTYVNDFVDRGRVKKVYVQSEATARMLPEDVNKWYVRNKSGGMVPFAAFSTTRWEYGSPRLERYNGYSALEIVGEAAPGVSTGTAMNVMEDLVKQLPNGFGLEWTGMSYQERLSGSQAPALYAISLLVVFLCLAALYESWSIPFSVMLVVPLGVIGAVAATWLRGLENDVYFQVGLLTIIGLSAKNAILIVEFANELNNKGKDLVEATLEASRQRLRPILMTSLAFIFGVLPMAISQGAGSGSQHAVGTGVMGGMISATVLAIFFVPLFFVLVRRRFPGRPPRAKE, translated from the coding sequence ATGGCAAATTTTTTCATCGACCGCCCGATATTTGCTTGGGTATTGGCGATAATTATGTGTCTTACTGGGGCATTGGCTATCTCAACCTTGCCGGTTGAGCAATACCCCAATCTGGCACCGCCCAATGTACGCATCAGTGCCTCCTATCCCGGTGCTTCTGCACAAACACTGGAAAATACCGTCACGCAGGTCATCGAGCAAAGCATGACGGGCTTGGATAATCTGCTGTATATGTCCTCGCAGAGCAGCAACTCCGGTAGCGCATCCATTACCTTGACGTTTCAGGCGGGCACCGACCCAAACGAAGCCATGCAGCAAGTCCAGAATCAGTTGCAATCTGCCATCAAAAAACTGCCGCAAGATGTGCAGCAGCAAGGCGTTTCCGTATCAAAGTCCGGCGATAACACCTTGATGATGGTGGCGTTTGTTTCCACTGATGGCAGCATGGATAAACAGGATATTGCCGACTATGTTGCCAGTAACCTGCAAGATCCCCTGAGCCGAATCGAAGGGGTGGGGAGCATTGATGCTTTTGGTTCACAATATGCCATGCGTATCTGGCTAGACCCCAACAAACTCAATAATTATCAGCTCACTACGCAAGATATTGTCAGCGCGATTCAATCACAAAATAGCCAGATCGCTGTCGGTCAATTAGGTGGAACGCCGTCGGTCGACAATCAAGCCTTGAACGCCACTATCAATGCACAATCCCAATTGCAGACACCCGAACAATTTCGAGAAATTACACTGCGGGTCAATCAGGATGGTTCGCTGGTGACCTTGGGTGATGTGGCAAAAGTCGAATTGGGTGCCGAAAAATATGATTATCTCAGTCGTTTTAACGGGCAAGCCGCATCCGGTATGAGTATCAAACTGGCTTCAGGGGCGAATGAGTTACAAACCGACGCACTGGTTAAAGCAAGATTAGCTGAACTGGCCCCCTTCTTCCCTCATGGGCTGGAAGCCAAAATTGCTTATGAAACCACCCCGTTCGTGAAAGCCTCCATTAAGGATGTGGTCAAAACACTGGTAGAAGCGGTGTTGCTGGTTTTCTTGGTCATGTACTTGTTCTTACAAAACTTCCGCGCCACCCTGATCCCCACCATTGCCGTACCCGTGGTATTGCTAGGGACTTTCGCCATCCTATCGGCATTTGGCTTTAGTATTAATACGTTAACCCTATTTGCCATCGTACTCGCCATTGGATTGTTGGTTGATGACGCCATCGTGGTGGTGGAGAACGTCGAGCGAGTGATGAGTGAGGAAGGGCTAGACCCACGCGAAGCAACGCGTAAGTCTATGGGGCAAATCCAAGGCGCATTAGTCGGGATTGCCTTGGTGCTGTCGGCCGTCTTCATTCCAATGGCCTTCTTCGGTGGCACCACTGGGGCGATTTACCGCCAGTTCTCTATTACCATCGTCTCAGCCATGGTGCTCTCGGTTCTGGTGGCACTGATCCTGACACCGGCGCTTTGTGCCACCATGCTCAAGCCCATCAAACCGGGGCATCATCATGCCAAACGCGGTTTCTTCGGCTGGTTTAACCGCATGTTTGATCGTAGCGCCCATCGTTACGAGCGCGGTGTAGCCCGTGTCTTGCACCACAGCCTGCGTTATATGCTGCTGTATTTACTGTTGCTGGGTGGATTGGCGTTGCTGTTTGTCAAATTACCCACCTCATTCTTACCGTTGGAAGATCGCGGCGTGTTTATGGCACAGGTTCAGCTTCCTGTCGGTTCTACCCAACAACAGACGCTTAAAGTAGTTGAGAAGGTGGAAAACTATTTCCTAACCGCTGAAAAAGAGAATGTGCTGTCGGTGTTTTCAACGGTGGGTTCCGGCCCCGGCGGTAACGGCCAGAACGTGGCGCGACTCTTTATCAGACTATCGGATTGGAGTGAGCGCAAGAGTAGTGACGACTCCTCCTTTGCCATTATTGAACGTGCCACCAAAGCGTTTAACAAAATCACCGAAGCTCGGGTGTCGGTCAGTAGCCCCCCTGCTATTTCAGGCTTAGGCGGTTCCTCAGGTTTTGATATGGAACTGCAAGATCACGGCGGTTTAGGCCACGATAAGTTGATGGCCGCCCGTGACCAATTATTGCAAATGGCCACGAAAGACCCAGCGTTGACACGGGTACGACATAACGGATTAGACGATAGCCCACAATTACAGATAGATATCGATCAGCGTAAAGCGCAAGCGCTGGGCGTATCACTGGATGATATCAACAACACGCTGAAAACCGCGTGGGGGTCGACTTACGTGAATGACTTTGTTGATCGTGGGCGGGTGAAAAAGGTTTATGTGCAGTCCGAAGCCACGGCTCGTATGCTGCCAGAAGACGTTAACAAGTGGTATGTGCGCAATAAAAGTGGCGGCATGGTGCCCTTCGCCGCCTTTTCTACCACCCGCTGGGAATATGGTTCACCACGGCTAGAGCGTTATAACGGCTACTCTGCGTTAGAGATTGTCGGTGAGGCCGCGCCGGGTGTTAGTACTGGTACGGCGATGAATGTGATGGAAGATTTGGTGAAGCAGTTACCCAATGGCTTCGGTTTGGAATGGACGGGTATGTCTTATCAGGAGCGTTTATCTGGCTCTCAAGCCCCTGCCCTGTATGCGATTTCATTGTTGGTGGTGTTCTTGTGTCTGGCGGCATTGTATGAGAGTTGGTCAATACCTTTCTCCGTTATGCTGGTGGTGCCGCTTGGGGTGATAGGTGCGGTTGCGGCGACTTGGCTGCGCGGGCTGGAGAATGATGTTTATTTCCAAGTGGGGTTGCTGACGATTATTGGGCTGTCGGCAAAGAACGCGATTTTGATTGTTGAGTTTGCCAATGAATTGAACAACAAAGGCAAGGATTTGGTCGAGGCCACACTGGAGGCTTCACGTCAGCGGTTGCGGCCTATTTTGATGACGTCACTGGCGTTTATTTTTGGCGTTCTGCCCATGGCAATCAGTCAAGGCGCGGGCTCAGGTAGTCAGCATGCGGTCGGGACAGGGGTGATGGGGGGGATGATTTCAGCCACCGTGCTGGCGATTTTCTTTGTGCCACTGTTCTTCGTGCTGGTTCGCCGCCGCTTCCCTGGCAGACCACCGCGCGCGAAGGAATAA
- a CDS encoding winged helix-turn-helix domain-containing protein, with translation MELNPVFARRLYLCWLISSHDSMNVPRLMELTGWPRRTLQDVLKALPSLGITLTFVQDGIRNNAGYYQLESWGPLNKKWINDHHDFILAAIQ, from the coding sequence ATGGAACTCAATCCGGTATTTGCTCGTCGTCTCTATCTGTGTTGGCTTATTAGCAGCCATGACTCAATGAATGTTCCTCGTTTGATGGAACTAACCGGCTGGCCGCGGCGCACATTGCAAGATGTCTTAAAGGCGCTACCCAGTTTGGGTATCACGCTAACGTTTGTGCAGGATGGTATTCGAAATAATGCGGGCTATTACCAGCTAGAGAGTTGGGGGCCGCTGAACAAAAAATGGATCAATGATCACCATGATTTCATCTTGGCGGCCATTCAATAG
- the napA gene encoding nitrate reductase catalytic subunit NapA: protein MKLSRRDFMKANAAVAAAAAAGLTIPTVAKAVVGETSNAIKWDKAPCRFCGTGCGVLVGTQNGRIVASQGDPDSPVNRGLNCVKGYFLPKIMYGKDRLTQPLLRMKDGQYDKEGDFTPVSWEKAFDIMELKFKNALKEKGPTAVGMFGSGQWTVWEGYAASKLLKAGFRSNNLDPNARHCMASSVVGFMRTFGMDEPMGCYDDIEEADAFVLWGSNMAEMHPVLWSRMTSRRLTNDNVRIAVLSTYEHRSFELADNPMVFTPQTDLAIMNYIANYIIQNNAVDQAFLDRHVNFRRGATDIGYGLRPTHPLEKAAKNPGSDASEPMSFDDFKAFVAEYTLEKAAKMSGVPEDQLESLAKLYADPNVKLVSYWTMGFNQHTRGVWANNMCYNLHLLTGKISKPGSGPFSLTGQPSACGTAREVGTFSHRLPADMVVTNEKHRQIAETKWQLPAGTIPEKVGLHAVAQDRALKDGTLNAYWVMCNNNMQAGPNINEDRMPGWRDPRNFIVVSDPYPTISALSADLILPTAMWVEKEGAYGNAERRTQFWRQQVPAPGEAKSDLWQMVEFAKRFKVEEVWPAELLNKKPEYRGKTLYDVLYANNVVNKYPLNEIPADQLNDEARDFGFYIQKGLFEEYADFGRGHGHDLAPFDRYHQERGLRWPVVNGKETLWRYREGFDPFVPKGEEVRFYGKPDGKAVIFALPYEPAAESPDEEYDLWLSTGRVLEHWHTGSMTRRVPELHRAFPEAVLFIHPLDAKARDLRRGDKVKVISRRGEVISLVETRGRNRPPQGLVYMPFFDAAQLVNNLTLDATDPLSKETDFKKCAVKLARVVA from the coding sequence ATGAAACTCAGTCGCCGGGATTTTATGAAGGCCAATGCTGCGGTCGCCGCAGCTGCCGCAGCCGGATTGACCATACCCACGGTCGCGAAAGCCGTCGTGGGCGAGACATCAAATGCAATAAAATGGGATAAAGCACCTTGCCGATTCTGTGGTACTGGCTGTGGTGTCTTAGTGGGAACGCAAAATGGCCGCATTGTGGCCTCGCAAGGTGACCCTGATTCACCGGTCAATCGCGGGTTGAACTGCGTAAAAGGCTATTTCCTGCCCAAAATCATGTACGGCAAAGACCGTCTGACCCAGCCGCTACTCCGCATGAAAGACGGCCAATACGATAAAGAAGGCGATTTCACCCCTGTCAGTTGGGAAAAAGCCTTTGATATCATGGAACTGAAATTCAAAAATGCGCTGAAGGAAAAAGGCCCAACGGCGGTTGGGATGTTCGGTTCCGGCCAGTGGACCGTCTGGGAAGGTTATGCCGCCTCAAAATTACTGAAAGCAGGCTTCCGCTCTAACAACTTAGATCCTAATGCTCGTCACTGTATGGCTTCCTCCGTGGTGGGCTTTATGCGTACCTTTGGCATGGATGAGCCAATGGGTTGTTACGATGATATTGAAGAAGCAGATGCCTTTGTGCTCTGGGGCTCCAATATGGCGGAAATGCACCCGGTTTTATGGTCACGTATGACCAGCCGCCGCCTCACCAACGACAATGTCAGAATCGCCGTGCTCTCCACCTATGAACACCGGAGCTTTGAGCTGGCAGACAACCCGATGGTCTTCACTCCGCAGACGGATTTGGCGATCATGAATTACATCGCCAATTACATCATTCAAAACAATGCTGTTGATCAAGCCTTCCTTGACCGCCATGTGAATTTCCGTCGTGGCGCGACCGATATCGGCTACGGCTTACGGCCAACGCATCCATTAGAAAAAGCGGCCAAAAACCCAGGCAGTGATGCCTCCGAACCGATGAGCTTTGATGATTTCAAAGCCTTTGTCGCGGAATACACCCTCGAAAAAGCCGCTAAAATGAGCGGTGTGCCGGAAGACCAATTAGAGTCGCTGGCTAAGCTGTACGCTGATCCGAACGTAAAATTAGTGTCTTATTGGACCATGGGATTCAACCAGCACACTCGCGGTGTGTGGGCCAATAACATGTGCTACAACCTGCATCTGTTAACCGGCAAGATTTCTAAACCGGGTTCTGGGCCTTTCTCTCTGACGGGTCAGCCTTCCGCGTGTGGTACGGCTCGTGAAGTGGGGACGTTCTCTCACCGCTTGCCAGCAGATATGGTTGTCACCAACGAAAAGCACCGCCAGATTGCCGAAACCAAATGGCAACTTCCCGCAGGGACTATCCCCGAAAAAGTGGGGCTGCATGCGGTGGCGCAAGACCGTGCACTGAAAGACGGTACCCTCAATGCCTATTGGGTCATGTGCAACAACAACATGCAGGCTGGCCCGAATATCAACGAAGATCGTATGCCGGGCTGGCGCGACCCGCGCAACTTTATTGTCGTTTCTGACCCTTACCCGACAATCAGTGCGCTGTCGGCTGACCTTATCCTGCCGACGGCAATGTGGGTAGAGAAAGAGGGCGCTTACGGTAATGCGGAGCGTCGCACGCAGTTCTGGCGTCAGCAAGTGCCAGCACCGGGTGAAGCAAAATCCGATTTGTGGCAGATGGTGGAGTTTGCGAAACGCTTTAAAGTGGAAGAGGTTTGGCCTGCCGAGTTGCTGAACAAAAAACCAGAATATCGCGGTAAGACACTGTATGACGTGCTCTATGCCAACAACGTGGTGAATAAGTACCCGCTGAATGAAATCCCTGCTGATCAGCTTAATGATGAAGCACGCGATTTCGGCTTCTACATTCAAAAAGGGCTGTTTGAAGAGTACGCCGATTTTGGTCGTGGTCATGGCCACGATTTGGCGCCTTTCGATCGCTACCATCAGGAACGCGGTCTGCGCTGGCCGGTCGTGAATGGCAAAGAAACGCTGTGGCGTTACCGCGAAGGCTTCGATCCTTTCGTTCCGAAGGGCGAGGAAGTGCGCTTCTATGGCAAGCCGGACGGTAAAGCCGTGATATTCGCGCTGCCTTACGAACCGGCAGCCGAAAGCCCGGATGAAGAATACGATCTGTGGCTCTCCACGGGGCGCGTACTGGAACATTGGCACACCGGCTCAATGACCCGCCGCGTACCTGAGTTACACCGTGCGTTCCCAGAAGCTGTGCTCTTTATTCACCCACTAGATGCCAAAGCCCGCGATTTACGCCGTGGCGATAAAGTCAAAGTGATTTCACGCCGTGGTGAAGTGATTTCGCTGGTGGAAACCCGTGGCCGTAACCGCCCGCCGCAAGGTCTGGTGTATATGCCATTCTTCGACGCCGCGCAGTTAGTGAATAACCTGACGCTGGACGCGACCGATCCGTTATCCAAAGAAACTGACTTTAAAAAATGTGCAGTGAAATTGGCGCGAGTCGTGGCGTGA
- the napF gene encoding ferredoxin-type protein NapF — protein sequence MTDLSRRKLLTGSWRADKQQMTVFRPPWSVMEANFIAGCTRCHACVTACETGVLMVGSGGFPEIDFQRAECSFCQACAHACEADVFTSSELAPWSLKINISDLCLPFHHVECRSCQDSCETQAIKFRPRLNGIAQPELDLPACTGCGACLSSCPVQAVTLTRSDDGR from the coding sequence ATGACTGATTTATCACGGCGTAAATTATTGACCGGCTCTTGGCGAGCAGACAAACAACAAATGACTGTTTTTCGCCCTCCCTGGTCTGTAATGGAGGCAAATTTTATTGCGGGTTGTACCCGATGCCATGCCTGCGTGACCGCCTGCGAAACCGGCGTATTGATGGTGGGCAGTGGTGGTTTCCCCGAAATAGATTTTCAGCGTGCGGAATGCAGTTTTTGCCAAGCTTGCGCGCACGCGTGTGAAGCCGATGTTTTTACCTCATCAGAACTGGCGCCTTGGTCACTTAAAATCAACATTTCAGACCTTTGTTTGCCTTTTCACCATGTTGAATGCCGTAGCTGTCAGGACAGTTGTGAAACACAAGCGATTAAATTCCGCCCACGCCTGAATGGTATCGCTCAGCCTGAACTCGATTTACCCGCGTGTACGGGATGTGGTGCCTGCCTATCCAGTTGCCCTGTTCAGGCTGTAACCCTCACTCGGAGTGATGATGGACGATAA
- the napB gene encoding nitrate reductase cytochrome c-type subunit encodes MNSTMFKSFNRRFLSIVSLLAVLVMAGAVNAASNVEMDLSQSPEVSGTKEGAVKMPKQQQRMALNYVNQPPMIPHSVDGYQVSKNTNRCLQCHGVEHYRTTGAPRVSPTHFIDRDGRVSSEVSPRRYFCLQCHVPQTDAAPIVGNSFQPAPGFGQ; translated from the coding sequence ATGAATAGCACCATGTTTAAATCATTCAACCGCCGGTTTTTATCGATAGTATCGCTGTTGGCGGTATTGGTGATGGCCGGGGCGGTCAACGCGGCCAGCAATGTCGAGATGGACTTATCCCAATCACCGGAAGTGTCTGGCACGAAAGAAGGCGCGGTGAAAATGCCAAAACAACAACAACGGATGGCGCTGAACTATGTTAACCAGCCACCGATGATCCCCCACAGTGTGGATGGCTACCAAGTCAGCAAAAATACCAACCGCTGCCTGCAATGCCACGGTGTTGAGCATTACCGCACCACCGGCGCACCGCGTGTTAGCCCGACCCACTTCATTGACCGCGATGGCAGAGTGTCGAGTGAAGTCTCTCCACGTCGCTATTTCTGTCTGCAATGCCATGTACCGCAAACCGATGCTGCACCTATTGTCGGTAACAGCTTCCAACCCGCTCCTGGTTTTGGTCAATAA
- the napC gene encoding cytochrome c-type protein NapC, with product MSETKKPGVIRRIWQWWRRPSRLALGTLLLIGFVSGIIFWGGFNTGMEMANTEKFCISCHEMKDNVYQEYMGTIHYSNRSGVKATCPDCHVPHEWGPKMVRKIKASKELYAKTIGLINTPQKFEAHRLTMAESEWARMKANNSQECRNCHNFDNMDFTAQKTVAAKMHSKAITEGKTCIDCHKGIAHKLPDMKTVPTGF from the coding sequence ATGAGTGAAACGAAAAAGCCGGGTGTTATCCGCCGGATATGGCAGTGGTGGCGTCGGCCAAGCCGACTGGCACTCGGAACTTTACTGCTGATTGGCTTTGTCAGTGGCATCATTTTCTGGGGCGGCTTTAATACCGGTATGGAGATGGCGAATACCGAGAAGTTCTGTATTAGCTGCCATGAAATGAAAGACAACGTTTATCAGGAATATATGGGCACCATTCACTACAGCAACCGCAGTGGTGTAAAGGCAACCTGCCCAGATTGCCATGTACCCCATGAGTGGGGGCCAAAAATGGTGCGTAAAATCAAGGCCAGTAAAGAGTTGTACGCCAAGACAATCGGCTTGATTAATACTCCACAGAAGTTCGAGGCACACCGCCTGACCATGGCCGAAAGTGAATGGGCGAGGATGAAAGCCAACAACTCGCAAGAGTGCCGTAACTGCCATAACTTCGACAATATGGATTTCACCGCGCAGAAAACCGTGGCGGCGAAAATGCACAGTAAGGCGATTACCGAAGGCAAGACCTGTATCGACTGCCATAAAGGGATCGCCCATAAATTGCCGGACATGAAGACGGTACCGACCGGCTTTTAA
- the napD gene encoding chaperone NapD — protein MDDKEWHVCGLVLQAKPARFAQLTESLLAIPNTEIPTSDATQGKLVVVMQAARSDVLLKYIESARNLDGVLAVSLVYHQQDQQGEEMP, from the coding sequence ATGGACGATAAAGAGTGGCATGTATGCGGATTAGTCTTGCAAGCCAAACCCGCGCGATTTGCGCAGTTGACTGAGAGTTTGCTCGCAATTCCGAATACAGAAATACCGACCAGTGATGCCACACAAGGCAAGCTGGTGGTGGTGATGCAGGCAGCGCGCTCAGACGTGCTCCTGAAATATATTGAGTCAGCACGTAATCTGGATGGTGTGCTGGCTGTATCGCTGGTTTATCACCAGCAGGATCAGCAAGGTGAGGAAATGCCATGA